Genomic window (Equus quagga isolate Etosha38 chromosome 12, UCLA_HA_Equagga_1.0, whole genome shotgun sequence):
CTCTCCTGTGGGTTAAGCCAGGCCCTGGAGCGCTACTTTCCTCCAATTTTATTTAACTAGTGCTTATATgctcttactctgtgccagacgcTGTTCTGAGTATTTGTACAAATATTAACCTATTTAAATGTCATACCTCCTCTCTGAAGTAGAAACCATTagcatcatccccattttacaggtgagaaaattgaggcacaaggAAGTTGGCGACTTGCCCACGGTCCCAGAGCTAGGAAATGGcagaccaggattcaaacccgaACAGTTAGGCTCTGGAGTCCATGCTTTTCACCCCCCGGGCTGGGCTTCCTCTCCTGCGCCCTGAGCCTGGGAGACAGAGGATGCACCTCCCCATCCACAGCGACGACTATAATGGGGGATTTCAGGAAGCTGTCAGGGCCTAGATGTTGTTGGCCAAAAGGAATCTTTCAGGATCCCTGGCCGCACATCCTAGAGAAGAACCACCAACCCAGCCACCGGCCCGGGCACAGGCGGCCTCCCCCAGGCAGGCTCTGGACGCCTCTGCCTGACACCGTCTCTCGAGGAACCTTGGGTGACTGATAGGTCCTTCTGTCTCCAGGGTGAGTTCTTTGGCCGAAGCTGGCACTCTCCAGTCCCCTTCGATGCTCCGCCCATCAGGCTGCCCCAGGAGCATGACCGCATGATCTACTTTGCAGTCTCTGATTTCGTCTTCAACACGGCCAGTAGGGTTTACCACCAGGCTGGGCGCATGAAGTTCATCATCCAAAATGAGCACGTGagtcggggaggggagggggctggaggtgcCAGGAGAAAGCGGCATGTGGGACTGTAGACCCGCTGTGTGCTCTAAGGAGCCAGAGGAAAAGGTGGAATTTGGAGTCTGTCAAACATGGGTTCAGATCCAagctgtacctcagtttccctgtctgtgcaCGTGGACCCCAATCGTGCCTATTCCCCAGGGATTGTATGAGAGATTGTAGAACTCAGTGACACATAATACATATTAGCTGTTATTAGTAGTACTTTAAAAAGTAAGACAGACTCTGGTGTCTAGTCATATCAGGTCCTCTGAGAAGTGGATGCCAAGAAGACACTAGACTTGTAAGAGATTTATTAGGAAACGCCCATGATGCgtaaaggagagaaggaggagagctGGGGCGGGCCCTCAGACTGTGATGCAGGGCTGCTGCGcgggaagggagagagggcaggaaggcaggTGCGGTCGGAGAAGTGCTCCTGCGTAGCTCCGAGAAAGTCTCAGGCGAGCTGACAGGGAGCCCCAGAGCAAAGCCTGCTTATTAGAGCAGGGCCATGTCAGGCGGAGATTGGAGAAGACCCCTCCAGGCTACAAGCCTGCGTGCGGTCTTTCAGAGCCGACCACGAGCAGTTACAAAGCTTCCCTGGCAGTCTCGCCGGACCAGGCTTGGTGCATGGCCGGGGCTTGACAGCCTCTGCGGGAGATGCAGCTAGGGGCTCAGGCCCAGCCCCCCAGCCACCCCTGGGATGGCCATGCTCTTATGCATATCCGCGTTCCTAGCTAGACACCTCCGTTCAGAAGCCTCCTTATGGATAGGGAGGGGGGAGCCTCAGCTGAGACATGTCCAGGTGCCTCTGCTGACATCCCTCACTGGGGGCCTTGAAGACAGTCTTCTCCAGTCTGGTGTGGTACTCAGTGCTTTTCCACTCCtggcctctccctttctctgcccaCTCCACCCCTGGGTCCATAAAACAGCAAGAGCCTTTTGTTCAGGGCCCCCTTGGCAATAAATGATCCCCCATCTGCCCCTCGCAGGTGCCATGTCACCAGGAAAAATGGGACACTGGGGGGCAGCGCCCTTTCCAGTCAAGCCTCTTGCTTACGCTACGGCAGTAAGTGAATAAAGGCTTAATTGTGACTTTCAGTTTGCTCATTGTCTTAATTGACCACCTGGAATCCCGGCAGCAATCTGACAAAATTCTCCAGCTCCActgcccctgccctgctcagtcgggggctgggggctgccagcGTGAATGGAGTGGGGCCCGAATGGGAGGCGGCAGGGGGCCGTGAGCCAACTGCCCTCCTCGCAGCTGATCCCCTTGCAGGCAGGTCTGAGCGGCGCCCCTCCATAGCCAAGCACTATGACAAGTGCTATAGGAGCAGCCCAGGTAAAGAGTGGGGATCCTgaggaggggagatggaggaaggTGGGCTTTGaacaggtgtcagcagggctcaCCATCTGAAAGATGAGCAAGTCCTAGGGGTGGGTAGAGAATGGCACCATGAGAGACTGCTGGCAAAGGAGTCTGGGTGAAGCCATCTCTGGAAGCACGTTAAATCCAGATTGTGGAGGCTCTCGGCTCTCATTGGCCCTTTGGGGGAGCAtcctgagaaataataaataacaataacagacattcattaagtacttaccatgttccaggcaccaCACTTGGCGCTTGAcccatatatttcatttaatcctctcacaCCCTGGACCATAAGTGCTAttattaccatccccattttacagctgaagagcCTGACAAAGCTGGCCAACAATGAGTCAGCTAAAAAGTGGCGGAAGCAGTACTTGAACTCAAGCTGTCAGACCTCAAAGTCCACATCCCTGACTGCTACTGTGTCCTGCTTCGCGAGTAGCTTCCTACTTCTCCTGCTGCAGATCCCCCTGGCCTCTTCCATCGCCCTGAACACCAACTCATTCCGGGCCCTGATTCCTCAGGTAAGCCTCTGCCCACTCACCACAAGCCCTTGTCCTCAGCCACATGTGGAGACGGCATTTGGACATGGATGAGCTGTGCATCAACTTTCTCCAGGCAGACACCTTACCTATTAGAGCAGTGGGGAAGGATAAAAGttactaaattaattttttttgtacaAAATTCCCATCATTTCTGACTCCTTGTGGCATAAAGACGCAGAATGTGGATTCAGATTggctgggtttgaatctggggtcttctgttttctctcttgggAACTCAATCTCATTGgtcttcactttcctcatttgccATATGGACAATAGTACCTGCCCCACTGGGTTGCAGGGAGGATCAAATGGGAGACAACAGAACTCAACCAGCACAAATACACAGCTTCCTTCCAGGACACAAATGGGGCCATGTTGGGCAGGCTAATAATTTGGGGCTAGGCCAATAATCAATATGTGTTTGATGTTTATGTAGAGTCTAGCTGACAAGTGGCAGGAGCAGAGTGGAGAAGGCACTCAGCGTCTCCTCTCTTCAACCAGACAATTCAGCTCTGGCCTCAAACTTGCACGCTAGTCAACACAGGCTGGACTGCATAGCAGGCAGTGTGGCGACCATCTGCTGTTATGGGAGCAAGCCCATTGGGCTGTCTCACCCATCCCCTTTATCACTTTATCAAAGTGCTCTTTCCAACCACAACAGCTGCCTATTAAAATCCTGTGATATTTCCACTGCTGGTTTAGGGCCCTTGGAGATTTGAGCCTTGGAGTTCTGCACATCTGGCATATCCCCAGTATAGCTAAGggtccctctgtctgtctcctgccCTCCTTTGAGTCTCTGCCCTCTTTTTTCAGCTGGCCAAGTTGTACCCAAATATGCAGCTAGAGTTTGAGACATCACCTGAATCAGCTCCTTTCCTGATGTTCACCCCTGGAAATGTGACCCTCTTGCCTGTGATGGACATCCAGACCTTCGCCCTTCCACCCAACTCCTCCGACCGCAAGCCACTCTTCCAGCTCAGGGTGGTAAGTCTGATCCTGGCCAGGGCGGCAAAGGGTCATGCTGGCCCTGGATGTaagcctctccctctgctctccttcagCTGAAGGACCAGGGGACTACACAGCTGACAGATGCTGGGGGCTATTGATTTCCAGGGCATAAGTGGGCTTGGAATTCCTGGTCTGAACAGCCAGGCTTCCCAAGGGCCTAGTTAATCAAATCATATTCTGTCAGAATTGCCAGAAACCTGATAAGTCATTTACTCCAGCTGAGTTAGAAGATTTTAGCTTTCTGTTACATTCGCTATAAAAATTTGTTTGATTTAAAGCATAACcctatttaaattgttttaaataaaaatcatcaaatttcctttttaaagaagcTATAAAACCTAAAGAACTCTTAAGATAGCAATACTCTCCAAAGTGAgttacagattcaacaccatccctatcagaatcccagctggATTTTTTGCCAGctgacaaactgatcctaaaattcatatgtaaattcAAGGcacccagaatagctaaaatgatcttgaaaaaaataaagttgtagaACTCATACTccctatttcaaaacttactataaggctacagtaatcaagatagtgtggccCTGGTAcaaggatagatatatagatcaatggaatagaattgagagtccagaaataaatccccatatttatagtcaattgattttcaacaaagggaCCAAGACAATTAGAAGAATAGACTtccaagaaatggtgctggggcaACTGGATATcgacatgaaaaagaatgaaactggaccccttccttacaccattcacaaaaattactCCAAAtatatcatagacctaaatgtgagagCTTAAACTATAGAACTCTCAGAAAAAATATGCTGGTAATTTTTCAAGACCTTGGGTTAGCAAAGCCTTCTTAAATATGactcaaaagcacaagcaacaaaattaaaaatagataaattggacttcattggatttcatcaaaattaaaaacttctgtgcttcaaaggacaccattcaagacagtgaaaaggcaacccgaagaatgggagaaaacctgcaaatcatttatctgataagggatttgtatccaaaatatataaagaactcttacaactcagtaataaaaatgacaacccaatttaaaaatgggcaaagcacttCCACTTCTGAGAAGATGGAGGGGATACACATTTCCCTATTCCTCctgctaagtacaactaaaaaccctggacGTTATAAATAagacaaacataagaagactctcAAAGGTGAAGAGAAGAAGGCAAATCAGCTAGGGACCTTAGGATCTAAGGAACAACATGATGATGAGtgccctgggttttcttttttcccttcatatCCCAACTTGGGGTTGACAAAGTCAACCCAGAAATACCAACAaatacagacttaaaaaaaaaaaaaaagccccaacaaGTCTCCTCTCTCTGGCCAAAGGGCCAGGAAAAGGACAGCCTGGTAagatagaaaacttttagaaataactgCTCTACTGCAGCCAAACATCAGAGAAAAAATGTGGCCCTTACCCCACCCATATCGCCAAGGCTGATtggggagcctagacttccactCTCATGAGGTTGTGACAAGGTGCCCCAACACCTCTGCTTGGGTGATGTCAGtggaacagagaaaaatataagtgGACTAGAAGACAAAACAATAGAActtacccaatctgaacaacagaggaaaaaatagactgaaaaaagaaagaaaagagcctcAGCGACctgtgggactataacaaaagatctaacattcatgtcGTCAGAGCCTCAGGAGAGGGCAAAGTGCGAAGGCTGAAAAAGTGTTccaagaaataatggctggaaacttcccaaatttagcAAGAGGcataaatctacagattcaagaagctgagcacactccaaacaggataaacccaaagaaatctatgctaagacacataataattaaatttctaaaaaactaaagacaaaggaaaaatcttgaaagcaaacaggaaaaaaatgacctTACCTGTAGGGGGAAAACTGTTCCACAGGTACCATGTTTTTcaccagaaaccatggaggccagaagagagtggtaCAATATTTTTCAggctgtcttagtcagcttgggctgtcataacaaaatatcatagactcggtggcttaaacaacagaaatttatttctcacagttctggaggctgggaaatccaagacaAGGTGTGGAAGCAACACACATCATTTAGGCCTACATtctattggccagaactcagtcacatggccacacctaattgcaaaggaggctgggaaatgtagtccagctgGGTGCCCGGGTGACAAAGGAAGTGAGTCTTGGTAAACACATAGCGGGCTCTGCCACAGGACTTTCCTTGTCCATCTTCAATACTTCTTGGTCACTGTTCAAACTGATGCTGACCTTGCCCATGCCGAAGCAGAAGCCAGCCTTCTGTCCTTTGACTGTGACACAAATAGTCTTCCCTTTTTCCCACCACAAGCCTCTGGgacatcaattatatttcaaagtGGAGCTATTCAGTGATGTCGCCACAAGCACTCGCTTCAGAGTTATAGGTAAGAGCTCACCTCCTGGTAAGAGGAAGGGGATTCAGGTAGAACAGCTAACCATTATAGATGGGACAGGCTTTACAAGGCCTCCAGATTCAGTCCCCTGGTTCAGCTCCACCCCTCGCAGGCCAGGCTCCATCTTCAAACACAGTTGCCAGTTGGTGGTGCCTTTAAATGTCCGTAGGGCTCGGGGACTCTCTGAGTTTCCCTTGGTATCCTGCTCCAAAGCTCAGTCATGCTTTTGGGCAGAAGGTCTCCCTATTTCAATGCTCTGTGTCTTTAGTTTGGGCTTATTCCCCCTTCTCGATGCTTCCATTAAGAGGAAGACCTCTGAAACCTCAGCTCACCTTTCTTAAAGTCACCTGTGGAGCCACCAACATCCTTCATCCTCAGTCCATAATCCTTAGGTAGCTGCTTTTCACCCATAGTCCCACATCTGGCTGTGGTGTCTCTTTCTGGAGATCTGTCTTCTGGACTGGGAGCCAACAGGATGCTTACATGGGCTGAGAATCTGGGTCATCCCCTTTTGCTTTTCTAGAGAACCAGCATCTCTGCCACCATCGGTGTGACCTCCAGCAGGATTATTGCTTCACTGACCTCAGTAAGGTAAGAGGCCATGGGTGGGGGATAAAAGGGGGTGGGATGGGTGATCAGAGCATCTAGTCTGCTTCACTGAAATGGCTGGGGTTGACCCTTGGAAACAGAGATCTCCACTGGGACTGGCTCATTCTTTACTCCAGGAGCCCCTCTGGAAAAGGCATATTTCCAATGCCCCAGGGGAAAAGCCAGAAGCCGAGAAAAGTTGCCAGGTAGCAGAGGTTACCTTCAGGCCCCCTATCACCTTGGGCTCCTCACTTCCCCCCTAAGGCATCAGTAGGAGGAGCTGGAACTTCTGCAAAGAGGGTACTTAGGAACGATCGTCTAATTGGAGAAGGTGGGGCTCGAAATGGTGTTTGCAAGGACTTTACATATAAGATTGAGAAAAACTGTCAATATTACACATCGAAAAGTGGAGAAGATTTTGGACGGAGGACTGAAGGTGCCCCCAAGCCACTGCTTGCTGCTCCACTGCCCAGATACCCAATCAATAGGCAAGTATTGATTTAACCAGTGAGTCAGCGAGGAGAGAGTTCGAGCTTTGGGCAGGAGGGACTACACCACCTGCTGAGGCTGGCACTCGCCCTGGTGTTGTCCTCTTTCCAGAACCCTCACCTGTGTGCCACGTCTCACCCACTCTGGGTGCTTCTCCCTGCTGAGGTACAGGTGCAACAAGTTCATCAGAGGAACTAATTCTTGGCCTCAGGGTTAGAGGTCTGTTGGCTGATAGAATGCCCTGACCCCGTTAAAATGAACATCTCCTTAAGAggtctttaaaaagagaagttaaTGGTGAGCGTTTGGGGCTTTTGGGGGTCCTGGAATTTGAGTTTATGCATAGACCTGGCTTGGGGGGTGGTCTCTGCAGTACTGGGGAGGACAGCCAAGGGCTTAAACTATGAGGAGACAGCAAAGCGAGAAGGATTTGAGAGGATCTCACATGATGATTTTATCAAGGAATTATCAAAACTACTCTGCCCATGAGCAGAAGGCAGAGAGATCTGTCCAGGGTGCTTAGAATCCCCGGACAAGGGGATCAGGCCAGCAGGCAAGAGGAAGGCATTTCGAGGGGGTCAGTGGGGGAAACTGGGGTTCAGCTTGTGTAGTGAGAGCAATCGAGGGGCCCTAAGTCattctcccttcctcactccaTCAGGTGCCACCTGCATACCAGCATCATTTGTAGCGcctcttgtttccatttttgttgtcTATTCCCATATCATAAAAATAATGCATGCCCATGGCAAGAAAAACttggaaattataaaagtattaaaaaaaacccaaatcaccCATGACCTTGCCACATAGACTATCACGATTGTTTCACAgttctttccagtcttttaaaatacatttttatataattggAGACACACAGTGCATTACTTTTTGTATTCCACTTCTTCCAGTTAAGATTTATATCATCATTTCTTCAAGTTATCAAAGATGCTCAGCAAacctattttgatttttaaaatttttttttttttttgaggaagattagccctgagctaacatccactgccaatcctctttttgctgaggaagactggccctgagctaacatccgtgcccatcttcctccactttctatgtgggacgcctgctacagcatagcttgctgagcagtgccatgcccgcatcatggatccgaaccagcaaaccccaggccaccgaagcagaacgtgtgcacgtaaccgctgcgccaccgggctggccccacaaaccTATTTTGAACAAAGCCACTTCTTCAATCACAGGGCGTGTTTAAGCCTTAAGCCCACAAGCACCACATTGCAGAGGGACCCTTGGGTGCCCAGCACCAGAAATGTTCTTGGACATAAGCACTGCACACCCCACTGGGGTGACTGCAAAAAAGTCCCAGCCGGGGCCTGGGTGACCCgtgcttctctccttctccccacagtAGGCTGACACTGGAACTGAAACACTCCAACGTCGGTTTCGTCAATGTGAGTTTTCTCTCAGCATTTCTGGAATGTCTTCTCCACGCAGGGCTTCATGGGGCTCCAGGAGAAGCAACGAGGTCCCAGACAGAGATACACTGCTGTCTTGCAGAAAATGGGAGACTCCACCTCAAAGTTGACCATCCAACAAGGACACTGCTGAGGGCTAAAGGGTGGCAGGACATGGACATTAAGAGTATAAACTTTGGAGGAAGATAGATCTGGGCTCTTataccagctctgccacttgctagctgtgtgaccttgggcaaatcacttaacctttctgagcctgtttctctgattgtaaaatggaaataataatagcatctacttcAAAAGGGGGGTATAATATGAAATGGGGCAATGAATTCACAAGACACTTTGACAAAATGTCtcacacacagtaagcactcatgTAGGTTCACTATGGCAATAATAGTGGCCTAGGTACATAATGTCTTATCCAAAGCCCTTAGGACTGATGGGTTTCACAACTGAGAATTCTTGAGAGGTGATATGGGGCATGCACCCTATGTGATATGACACTCACAGCAGGATCTGGGGCAGCACTATATAatcaaatacattaatatttctgcaacaaaatttagaaatattcacACAAAGTGGAATAAAGAAACACTAAATAGTGCCATGACAGTTCAGGTCATGTTTTGCCATAAAATGAGCTTGCATGCACTAATGGAAAATGAAGTGCAGAGGTTTGGGGCTTGGGGGGTTGTGAAGAAGGAGCCGTTTCTCTGGAATGGTGACAGTAGCAGTCAACCTCTGTTTTGTAAGTGGAATGACATGTTGATGTTTCCAGAGGTGAGGGCCAGATGTTCCTCCCTTggacctttatttttattcatgtctGTCTGCCCCCTTTgctctggcccctcccctgctccaggTGCAGTCGATGGAAACCATCCTCAATTACTACGCGTTCCACATCCTCTACCCCTCTCTCAACGGTaagaagagctgctgctgctggccccgTGCAACGCTTGAATTCTCCCCTTTCTGTAGCGTTGATGGTTCATTGATTCGAAAAGTTGGGCCTCTTTCTCTGCTGGCTGGGGTACTGGCAACCCATGATCCTGGCCCTCACGGAGTGCACGCTTTGTTGGGAAGGCAGACGTGTAACAGGCAATGACGACACCATTTGATAGCTGCTACAACAGGAGGAAGCACAGGGGGCTGTGGGAGCCAGGAGGAGGCACTGAACATGACCTAGAGGTCAGTCTAGATGTCTAGGAGGTGAGGGCTAAGTTGAGTCCCAAAGCACAAGGAGTTAAGCCAAGGGAGGAGGAGCATTCCAGGCGGCCCCATGGAGTTGGCATTCCTGGGCGCTGGGCCAGGTCAGGTCACTGGCTTGCTGGGCAGCCTTGATGGGAGCACTGCTTTGCTGCCTGAGAACCCAGCAGGCCTCCTCCCACGCCAGGGCCCTCTCCAACTGGCCTCACCATCTGCCTTTTACGACCAAGAGCAAAGAGCTGTGAACCTGGCCTGGGAAAGAGAAGTGGAAGAGATGTGGTCCTCGGGGATGAGTCCCTGGATACAAACACTGCatggcccaggcctggccactTCGGGTGGTGGATCAGGGAGGGCTCGCGAAGGGACTAATAGAAGCCCAAGAAGCTGTCCATTCCTGAGGAGGCTGCACTTCCCAAGCGTTTGCCTCTACGtgccccacacccccacccccaaaataaaatcaGCCCTGAATCCACTAGCTACCACATTTCAAAATAGCCCACTCTCTCACTGGCCAGCTACAAACGCAATGTTCTGTGTCTTTACACCTCCCCAGCCTTCTCTGTCCAGCccacctctctctgctctttaTCTTCCAGCAAAGCTTGAAGAGGGATTCCCGCTCCCTCTGTCAAAGGACACATCCCTCAACGACTTGGAGCTCCAAATCCACACGGTCAGTGGGAAGGGGCGTCTGGGTGGGGAGTTCTAAGACCTCCCGGGAGGGCTGCTTTAGGGCTGGTGGATACTAGGGGGAGCCCCTGACTCCCACTTACATCCTGGacataatttttatagaaaaaaatattttttgaaaattttcaagtgTAAATGGCAGGTTTTGATTATCTGGAATCTTGGCTTCATGTAGAATAGCTCAGTTCCCAAGATTCAGTTCAAACATGGTAACTGAGCATCTACAATGTGCACGGCCCTTTAGCCGTGTATGACAGGAGGGGAGCGTGCAAAGGGGTCAGATTAGATGCATCACTGCTGGGTTGATGAGGGGCCACTTGAACAAGCCTAGAATCTCCTCAGTGGTGTGAGAGGCCCCCCTGGGCCACCAGCGAGGCTTCCCACCCACAGTAGCAAGGGATGGTCCTGGGGAAAACTGACCATGCCTTCTAGCGGAACAAACTTATCAGGGGCGACACAGACAATCATAGTGCACGCTATGATATAAATCCAGAGGGACTAGTTTGCCAGTGTCTTCATTGTTCATAATATGTTCTTACTCTA
Coding sequences:
- the LOC124248204 gene encoding lipopolysaccharide-binding protein-like; the encoded protein is MARLYCVVMVLLLLAEVARFGEGASNPGLVARITRKGLTYVHERVAAALQKELSAIEVPDFLGSFQVGWFGRVSYESNGLRIQSLELRNSDLSLRPGRGVRASLFNNYVSVSGNWKVTTAFVILNGTFGLSVDGISISVSLNLGKDPSGRPTASVAHCDSSIDGIDINISGPLSRIQNFFHGMMEIYFKNILEQKICEMVRMSTTSRLEPYLRTLPVTSMIDQVAGIDYSLVGAPQVTSQCLDTPFKGEFFGRSWHSPVPFDAPPIRLPQEHDRMIYFAVSDFVFNTASRVYHQAGRMKFIIQNEHLKSLTKLANNESAKKWRKQYLNSSCQTSKSTSLTATVSCFASSFLLLLLQIPLASSIALNTNSFRALIPQLAKLYPNMQLEFETSPESAPFLMFTPGNVTLLPVMDIQTFALPPNSSDRKPLFQLRVRTSISATIGVTSSRIIASLTSVSRLTLELKHSNVGFVNVQSMETILNYYAFHILYPSLNAKLEEGFPLPLSKDTSLNDLELQIHTVSGKGRLGGEF